The proteins below are encoded in one region of Triticum aestivum cultivar Chinese Spring chromosome 1B, IWGSC CS RefSeq v2.1, whole genome shotgun sequence:
- the LOC123124982 gene encoding UPF0496 protein 4, translating into MSRPDDGHRSFFPVGNPFRVILPGGPHLPRKVQALLKSYEDALALSLRKLKPENALEVLTLSWMRLAVDCLSELHANIGTLITELELPVSDWDEKWVDIYLNSSVKLLDICIALSSELARLDQGQLLVKYVLHVLDTKSGVPSLEQLKRAEVSLKEWMDKVDTSRPRLDSCSTALQELAGSLCLMKVKNSAKGKVLMRALYGIESVTVFTCSVFVAALSGSPKPLVELHVPQKFGWSQAFNDLHATISGEVKRRLSRGSVSAVKELEEVEACARKLHALTRTAQLEEENDNLACAVSLSKQMVMPDITEQKEKPECNLKPADDSSQECEMTMIESSTEEGTQEAEIMQDTDCGDKLILLESISEDNNNISGTNGFIDEDNTIIPERTSVLEGREELLDCISSMSKSAEGLRLGLDSLSKRVGDFFQIVLTGRDALLCNLRMSDAASKVTEVRS; encoded by the coding sequence ATGAGCCGCCCGGACGACGGACATAGGTCTTTCTTCCCTGTAGGAAACCCCTTCCGGGTCATCCTCCCAGGGGGACCTCACCTGCCTCGGAAGGTCCAGGCGCTGCTCAAGTCATACGAGGATGCCCTGGCCTTGAGCTTGAGGAAGCTAAAGCCGGAGAATGCCTTGGAGGTCCTCACCTTGTCCTGGATGAGGCTTGCTGTGGATTGCTTGTCAGAGCTGCATGCCAACATAGGGACCCTGATAACCGAGCTCGAGCTGCCTGTCTCGGATTGGGATGAGAAGTGGGTGGACATTTACTTGAACAGCAGCGTGAAGCTGCTGGACATCTGCATCGCGCTGAGCTCTGAGCTCGCTCGGTTGGATCAAGGGCAGTTGCTTGTGAAGTATGTCCTGCATGTGTTGGACACCAAAAGTGGTGTGCCGTCATTGGAACAGCTCAAGCGAGCTGAGGTATCATTGAAGGAGTGGATGGACAAAGTGGACACATCGCGCCCAAGGCTCGACAGCTGCTCAACGGCCTTGCAGGAACTTGCTGGGAGCCTTTGTCTGATGAAGGTCAAGAATTCTGCTAAGGGGAAGGTCCTCATGAGAGCTTTGTATGGAATAGAGTCTGTGACTGTCTTCACCTGCAGCGTCTTTGTGGCCGCACTGTCAGGTAGCCCCAAGCCATTGGTGGAGTTGCATGTCCCTCAGAAATTTGGTTGGTCACAGGCCTTCAATGATCTTCATGCCACCATCAGTGGGGAAGTCAAAAGGCGATTGTCCAGAGGAAGTGTTTCAGCTGTGAAAGAGCTGGAAGAAGTTGAAGCATGTGCCAGGAAACTGCATGCATTGACTAGGACTGCTCAGCttgaagaagaaaatgacaacCTGGCTTGTGCTGTCAGCCTTTCAAAGCAAATGGTGATGCCGGACATCACTGAACAGAAAGAAAAACCTGAGTGTAATCTTAAGCCAGCTGATGACAGTAGCCAGGAGTGTGAAATGACCATGATAGAAAGTAGTACTGAAGAAGGAACACAAGAAGCTGAAATTATGCAGGATACCGACTGTGGGGATAAGCTGATCTTGCTTGAGAGTATCAGTGAAGATAATAACAACATAAGTGGGACAAATGGCTTCATAGACGAGGACAACACCATCATTCCTGAGAGAACCAGTGTCTTGGAAGGCAGAGAAGAGCTGCTGGACTGTATCTCCAGCATGTCGAAAAGCGCCGAGGGGCTTCGGCTTGGGTTGGATTCGTTGTCGAAGCGTGTCGGGGACTTCTTCCAGATCGTGCTTACAGGACGTGACGCTTTGCTCTGCAATCTAAGGATGTCAGATGCAGCAAGCAAGGTCACTGAGGTTAGGTCTTGA